One window of the Camelus dromedarius isolate mCamDro1 chromosome 15, mCamDro1.pat, whole genome shotgun sequence genome contains the following:
- the PCARE gene encoding photoreceptor cilium actin regulator, protein MGCTPSHSDIVNSVAKSGIQFFKKPKAILPGHQGASESCSLPLLVQSSTCYDSGGGLSRGQRPTEELPSPRWTQSEAESLGQLTRDPTSGERKAMEGLIAETKTSPSQLTKPQSYLATDIPFKRQSSHESQAAASSGEESEERNTQETSKWEKRTKCHRSGKQGLYGQTILSARESEDKVDFPEPLVRAHQHAYTYLHSCLSKYEAMLSITHRATQTQELLQPMVSFLLLCFDEVNQLLGEISKDGEVLLQEVREDLAWPLRKGEPQEQPDLLQQLLQYTVSKLQVLSGTVASLTGSLLEGSSRYLQATASHLGTRLSMKRAVDERLQRALGQLESLASGHSNPEVQGLPLCSEDSGIGADSEFVQLADKPGKQANWDLVPEPAEWKPVGSPTVEARLSGHTWQQSPFQMGSDRPQDCPLSRPPTAKVQPAAQGGSGSPWPSNTGRENTTSRAWGLDHGTLCDSLGIGISREAHLSKGSGLMDTPSLSEGEDSSPEEEDEESYVSPRARQENASHPRPQSSPAGAESPLQPHPRRLRSPQAQEMILKMKAAISERIKFVPVPSEHQDWTEEEERTTVPPRPSTASGSRRAPSRQRRSQSEGCLKSHKEDPTLQELRRVQRDLSQRLDAFYTLGTGRQGQSKEQVLQPRAAVPRPDNYYRDTPSTTISRLKASLTKNFSILPSQDRSILQKCHPRPEGEQPRQGKAEGLPNVIPSGERASEAPRARDWNISSCPTRTSVKKLIETFSPTDSPRTLGDSKDSGPSPCLRKWGVPAMPPRFPIYRGLAPLYPKFRISPAAGGDSLRMGENLSGFAPIFPPLLTAEASKSEDLNCETEDNPEHLPPPPLEILMDKSFTSLEPPESSKLVESSLEGTHVPGLGGAGPAQRMWASPKLRASMSPADLLPSKNAATLTRARSAEPRSSKGGCSPGKLALDLSHPTATTGNPDAQGGRAQSQERVDRATSLSRRPQKAVHWHRSSHTSGQNRVSEPSLARPGRGPHSPEAPRQNQDRSPALVRKASPTRAHWTPRVDKRHSSLPSSHRPAQTSVPCVHGSPSPPLSPPVSPRVLSPPSVKKRASPPPQHKLPSPPSASPPPQHKSSSPPSQCTEASSPASGPSPSPPVSPSQGPKETRDSEDSQAATAKASGNTCSIFCPATSFLFEAKSPFSTAHPLTPPSLPPEAAIPRGTLMAGFWRSSSGPRLRADSQRGTALCSLNPQPFIRRTASDRRPGVCLHLPATGATSNTCESQLGQSSSSEDSPKDTEPWKNPCAPELKGSSRGAPPPELCVLGHGLQREASAGHAQDKPQQKEVA, encoded by the exons ATGGGATGTACACCTTCCCACAGTGATATTGTTAACAGCGTTGCTAAGAGTGgcatccagttttttaaaaagcccaaagCAATTCTGCCAGGACATCAGGGGGCCAGTGAAAGTTGCTCCCTCCCTTTGCTGGTTCAGAGCTCCACCTGCTATGACTCTGGAGGGGGCTTGTCCCGAGGACAGAGGCCAACAGAAGAGCTGCCAAGTCCCAGGTGGACCCAAAGCGAGGCTGAAAGCCTTGGTCAGCTCACCAGAGATCCCACTTCAGGCGAAAGGAAAGCTATGGAAGGACTGATTGCAGAAACCAAAACCTCCCCATCCCAGCTGACCAAACCACAAAGCTACCTGGCTACAGACATTCCATTCAAGAGACAGAGCTCCCACGAGTCACAGGCAGCAGCCTCTTCTGGGGAAGAGAGTGAAGAAAGGAATACCCAGGAGACCTCCAAATGGGAAAAGAGGACAAAATGTCACAGGTCGGGCAAACAGGGCCTCTACGGCCAAACTATCCTTTCTGCCCGTGAGTCTGAGGACAAAGTAGACTTCCCCGAGCCCCTGGTGAGGGCCCACCAGCACGCTTACACCTATCTGCACTCCTGCCTCTCCAAATATGAAGCAATGCTGAGCATTACCCATCGCGCCACCCAGACCCAGGAGCTGCTGCAGCCCATGGTCAGCTTCCTCTTGCTGTGCTTTGATGAGGTCAACCAGCTCTTGGGGGAGATATCCAAGGATGGAGAAGTGCTTCTCCAGGAAGTTAGAGAGGATCTGGCTTGGCCGTTGAGGAAAGGAGAGCCTCAGGAGCAGCCAGATCTCCTGCAGCAGCTTCTGCAGTACACAGTCAGCAAGCTGCAGGTGCTCAGCGGCACGGTGGCCTCGCTCACTGGCAGCCTCCTGGAAGGCTCCAGCCGCTACCTCCAGGCCACTGCAAGCCACCTGGGGACTAGGCTGAGCATGAAGAGGGCTGTGGATGAGCGCCTCCAAAGGGCTCTGGGGCAACTGGAGAGCTTGGCGAGCGGCCACAGCAACCCTGAAGTGCAGGGTCTACCCTTGTGCTCTGAGGACAGTGGTATTGGTGCTGACAGTGAGTTTGTGCAGCTGGCGGACAAGCCGGGCAAGCAAGCCAACTGGGACTTAGTGCCAGAGCCTGCAGAGTGGAAGCCCGTGGGTTCACCCACAGTGGAGGCCAGGCTGTCGGGACACACTTGGCAGCAAAGTCCATTCCAGATGGGTTCAGACAGACCCCAGGACTGCCCACTCTCAAGGCCTCCTACAGCCAAGGTTCAGCCAGCAGCACAGGGTGGATCAGGGAGCCCCTGGCCTTCTAACACAGGCCGGGAAAATACCACCTCCAGGGCTTGGGGGCTGGACCACGGTACCCTGTGTGATTCCCTGGGGATTGGAATCTCCAGGGAAGCCCATTTATCAAAAGGCTCTGGGTTGATGGATACTCCATCCCTCAGTGAAGGTGAGGACAGCAGCccagaggaggaagatgaagagaGTTATGTGAGTCCACGTGCGCGGCAGGAAAACGCTTCTCATCCAAGGCCACAGTCATCACCTGCTGGTGCCGAAAGCCCACTGCAGCCACACCCCAGGAGGCTTAGGAGCCCCCAGGCCCAGGAAATGATTCTGAAGATGAAGGCAGCAATCAGTGAAAGGATTAAGTTTGTCCCTGTGCCCTCTGAGCACCAGgactggactgaggaagaggagaggaccACGGTCCCCCCGAGACCTAGCACAGCCAGTGGCAGCAGGAGGGCCCCCTCGAGGCAGAGGAGGTCCCAGTCAGAGGGGTGTCTTAAAAGCCACAAGGAGGACCCCACCCTCCAGGAGCTGCGGAGGGTCCAGAGAGACCTCAGCCAGAGGCTGGATGCGTTTTACACCCTGGGCACAGGACGGCAGGGGCAGAGCAAGGAGCAGGTTCTACAGCCCAGAGCGGCGGTGCCGAGGCCCGACAACTACTACAGGGATACCCCGAGCACCACCATCAGCAGGCTGAAGGCGTCCCTCACCAAGAACTTCAGCATTTTGCCAAGTCAGGACAGGAGCATCTTGCAGAAATGCCATCCCCGCCCTGAGGGCGAACAGCCCCGGCAGGGAAAAGCTGAGGGGCTTCCAAATGTCATCCCATCAGGTGAGAGGGCCAGTGAGGCCCCCAGGGCCAGGGACTGGAACATCAGCAGCTGTCCCACCAGAACATCAGTCAAGAAACTCATCGAAACTTTCAGTCCCACAGACAGTCCGAGGACGCTGGGGGATTCCAAGGACTCTGGGCCGAGCCCCTGCCTCAGGAAGTGGGGGGTCCCCGCCATGCCTCCCAGATTCCCTATTTACAGAGGGCTTGCCCCTTTGTATCCAAAGTTCAGAATTTCTCCAGCAGCTGGTGGAGATTCTCTCCGGATGGGAGAAAATCTCtctggatttgctcccattttTCCCCCTCTGCTTACAGCAGAAGCATCCAAGAGTGAGGACCTCAACTGTGAGACAGAGGACAACCCAGAgcatctccctccacctcctctggAAATCCTGATGGACAAATCGTTTACTTCTCTGGAGCCCCCAGAAAGCAGCAAGCTAGTGGAGAGCTCCCTTGAAGGTACCCACgtgccagggctgggaggagctggCCCTGCCCAGAGAATGTGGGCTTCCCCAAAGCTAAGAGCCTCCATGAGCCCTGCTGACCTGCTGCCCAGCAAGAATGCTGCCACCCTCACCAGGGCCCGCAGCGCAGAGCCAAGGAGCAGTAAGGGCGGCTGCAGCCCCGGAAAGCTGGCCTTGGACCTCAGCCACCCGACAGCAACCACTGGAAACCCAGACGCGCAGGGCGGCAGGGCTCAGAGTCAGGAACGAGTGGACAGGGCCACAAGCCTCTCCAGGCGTCCCCAGAAGGCCGTGCACTGGCACCGCTCCAGCCACACATCTGGGCAGAACAGGGTCtcagagcccagcctggccagaCCAGGGCGAGGGCCACATTCTCCTGAGGCCCCAAGGCAGAACCAAGACAGAAGCCCCGCGCTGGTCAGGAAAGCCTCTCCCACAAGGGCTCACTGGACACCCAGAGTGGACAAGAGGCACTCAAGCCTGCCTTCCTCTCACAGACCTGCCCAGACAAGTGTCCCCTGTGTGCATGGGTCCCCCAGCCCACCACTCAGCCCTCCAGTGAGCCCCAGGGTGCTAAGTCCCCCATCAGTTAAGAAacgagcctcccctcccccccagcacAAGCTGCCCAGTCCTCCCTCGGCAAGCCCACCCCCTCAGCACAAGTCCTCCAGCCCCCCTTCTCAGTGCACAGAAGCCAGTTCCCCTGCTTCTGGcccttccccatctcccccagtGTCTCCCAGTCAGGGGCCCAAGGAAACCAGAGATTCTGAAGACAGTCAAGCAGCCACAGCCAAAGCATCTGGGAACACATGTTCTATTTTCTGTCCAGCCACCTCCTTTCTGTTTGAAGCTAAATCGCCATTCTCAACAGCACACCCACTTACCCCACCATCGCTGCCACCGGAAGCTGCCATCCCTCGTGGGACCCTCATGGCGGGTTTCTGGAGGAGCAGCTCAGGGCCACGACTGAGGGCGGACTCCCAGCGAGGGACAGCTCTGTGCTCCCTCAACCCTCAGCCTTTCATCAGAAGGACGGCTTCTGACCGCCGGCCGGGTGTCTGCCTTCACCTGCCTGCCACGGGCGCCACCAGCAACACTTGTGAATCCCAGCTTGGCCAGAGCAG CAGCAGTGAGGACAGCCCCAAGGACACAGAGCCATGGAAGAACCCCTGTGCCCCAGAGCTGAAGGGCAGCAGCAGGGGTGCACCGCCCCCCGAGCTCTGCGTGCTGGGCCACGGGCTGCAGCGGGAGGCCAGCGCTGGCCACGCCCAGGACAAGCCCCAGCAGAAGGAAGTGGCCTGA